The stretch of DNA CTGGTTTTATCCCTGTTCGGAAAGAAGGGAAACTACCTCGCCAGACCTACAGTGTCTCCTATGACCTCGAATATGGTTCAGACACGTTAGAAATGCATCGAGATTCGATACGACCAAGTGATCGGGTGCTCATCCATGATGATGTCCTTGCGACCGGTGGTACAGCAGCCGCTGTAGAAGATCTGGTAGATCGAAGTGCAGGGGAAATCGTAGGTCTTTCATTCCTGATAGAATTAGTGGAATTGGAGGGTAGAGCAAAGCTGAGGTACAAAGAGAAAGTGCGTT from Rhodothermaceae bacterium encodes:
- a CDS encoding adenine phosphoribosyltransferase, which produces MNPIDTLEQAIRTVPDFPKSGIHFKDITPILSKMSLLKLAVEQLVLPFKGENITKVVGVESRGFVMAPMIALELGAGFIPVRKEGKLPRQTYSVSYDLEYGSDTLEMHRDSIRPSDRVLIHDDVLATGGTAAAVEDLVDRSAGEIVGLSFLIELVELEGRAKLRYKEKVRSVIQM